TCACTTCACTTTAGTTCAATAAAAATGTCAGGAATGATAGCACTGAATGTACAAAGAAAATTAATCTATATATTCTTTATTTTCATCTCGCTTTCTGTTAAAGCTCAGGAACTGCCCCTTTACAGCCAGTATATTCTTAATCCTTACCTCATCAATCCAGCTATAGCAGGCATAGCTGGAAGTGGAGCACTACAAATCATGAACCGTTCCCAGTGGCTGGGGATAAAAGATGCCCCCCAAACCAATCTGATCAGTTACCATCAGGGCTTTGGCAATGTCGGCCTGGGCGGGCATGTATATAGTGATAAAAACGGAAATACCAGTAATATGGGATTCCAATTGACCTATGCCTATCATATATATTTAAGCAACAAATACTTAGGAAATAAAAATAAGCGTTTGTCATTTGGATTATCAGTGACCGGACTTCAGCGCAAAATTGACGAAAGTAGTTTCATGCAGGCAGGAAAAGATCCTTTAATAAACGGCACAGAACAAAAAAGCTTTAGCCCTAATGGAAATTTTGGAATTTATTTTACCAATAAGAATTTTTTCTCTGGCTTATCTTGTGCTAATCTTATTCAAACTACCAACAATATCTACTCTCCGCAACGCACATTCTTTCTCCAAATGGGCCAATCCTTCAATAACCGGTACAGGTATGTTATAGAACCTTCAATAACCACAAAATTTGATCAACAAAAGGACTGGCAACTGGATGCCAATTTAAAAGTTTACCTCCCTGAAAAAAATAACAGACAATTCTGGGGAGGCTTGTCTTTGCGCAATAATATGGGAGAAAGTTTTAAGGAAGGGGCTTATAGCATACTTTTTATAGGTTATAACACGGCCAGGCTACGATTTGCCTATGCCTTAGAATATGGGCTAAACCCGATCAGAAGCAATAATGCCGGCTCACATGAATTCATGCTGCTGTATACCTTTGGTAACTTTGTTCCCCATATGTGCCCGGCCTATAGCGATATGGGACATCTTTATAAATAAGCAAAGCGTCAATATTTTATTTTTGTAAAATTGGCGGGTTTTGAAGGGGTATCGCCAATACCGGCGCACTATGAAAAAAGGACTGCACAATTTGTGCAGTCCTTTTGTTTTTTCTTGCGGAGAGAAAGGGATTCGAACCCTTGATACGCTTTTGACGTATACACGCTTTCCAGGCGTGCCTCTTCAACCACTCGAGCATCTCTCCTTGATGCTTGTTGAAATTT
This is a stretch of genomic DNA from Bacteroidota bacterium. It encodes these proteins:
- a CDS encoding type IX secretion system membrane protein PorP/SprF; this translates as MIALNVQRKLIYIFFIFISLSVKAQELPLYSQYILNPYLINPAIAGIAGSGALQIMNRSQWLGIKDAPQTNLISYHQGFGNVGLGGHVYSDKNGNTSNMGFQLTYAYHIYLSNKYLGNKNKRLSFGLSVTGLQRKIDESSFMQAGKDPLINGTEQKSFSPNGNFGIYFTNKNFFSGLSCANLIQTTNNIYSPQRTFFLQMGQSFNNRYRYVIEPSITTKFDQQKDWQLDANLKVYLPEKNNRQFWGGLSLRNNMGESFKEGAYSILFIGYNTARLRFAYALEYGLNPIRSNNAGSHEFMLLYTFGNFVPHMCPAYSDMGHLYK